A window of Methylomonas sp. 11b genomic DNA:
AGCGGCTACGGGCATGGTCTAAACTTGGTCTGATCTAACTAGAGAAATACAGAGATGAGTGACGAGAAACGCCTATCCACCACCCAACTGGCCAAATTGCGCGGGGTGTCCCAAGAGCAAATGTTTGGGCAGTTGACTGCGCTGGGCCTAATCGAAAAACAAGAAGACAAATGGCAGTTAACTGACGCAGCCAGTGCCGCCGGCGGTGTCTATCTAACCGGTAAATACGGCCAATACGTCGCCTGGCCCGAGGATTTTCAAGTGCCAACCGCGACTGCCAAACCGGAAGCAGCTAAGTTGCTGACCGCCACCGTGTTGGGGCAACACTTTGAGCTGTCCGCCAACAAAATGAACTATATCCTTTCAGAACTCGGCTGGATCAAAAAGGGCTTGAAAGGCTGGTTGGTCACCGAGCAGGGATTGGCGATGGGTGCCGAGCAAGGCGAAGACAGCCGTTCCGGCATTCCTTACGTGCGCTGGCCGGAAAAAATCACCCGCAATCGGGCATTGAAAGACAACGTCGATAACATCAAGGGCGTCGATAAGCCCAAGACCGATACCGACAAGATGGACAGCTTCCGTCACAAATTCGAAGCCACCCACCGAACCACCGATGGTCATTTCGTCCGCTCTAAGGCGGAAATGCTGATCGACAACTGGCTGTACATGGCGGAAATCGTTCACGCCTACGAGCGCAAACTGCCGATTGAGGAAGAAATGTACTGCGACTTTTACATCCCCACCGGCAAGGTGTATATCGAATTCTGGGGCTACGAAAACGACGCCAAATACCAAGCCCGAAAACAGGAAAAACTCGCCATTTACCAGAAATATAATTTCAATCTGATTGAATTGACCGACAAGGACGTGCTGAATCTGGACGATATTTTGCCGAGGTTGTTGCTGAAGTTTGGGGTGCAAGCGTATTGATTTTAATTCTCTGTTACCGTAAAAATAACTAATCACATTTTTGTAAGTTATTATACTAGAGGCGTTATATTAATTGATTATCTGTTTGTGCATTATTTATACTGTTTAATCGTGCGAACTAGTATAAATAATAACTGTGTCCTGCTATTTTTTAAAGGCTGTAAAGCCTATACCTAAAAAACTTACAAAGAGGAATAATTTTGGACGAGCTAAAAAATAGATTGATCGCTCATTTTGAACAAGCTGGGTCTGCGCCATTTCTATTTATTGGCTCAGGCTTTTCTAGACGCTATCTCAATTTGGAAGACTGGAGTTCTCTCCTAAAATTATTCACAGAAGGTCTGAAACCATATGAATACTATCTTGCAACGGCAAATGGGGATTTACCTAAAGTTGCATCTTTGATTGCAGAGGATTTTCACGATAAATGGTGGCAGGATGAAAAATTTAAAATTAGCCGAGAGAAGAACAAAAGCAAGTTACGCGATAAGACGTCCGCTTTGCGAATCGAAATTTGCAACCATTTAAATGTAATTGCGGATGTAGGCTTTACGGAAACCGCTTATCCAGAGGAAGTTGCCGCATTATCTAAGCTCAATGTAGATGGAATAATAACCACGAATTGGGATCTATTCCTGGAAAAGTTATTTCCAGATTATCGCGTATATGTGGGTCAAAGTGAGCTATTGTTTTCCCATCCACAATCAATTGCGGAAATATACAAAATTCATGGCTCAGCCTCTCGGCCATCCTCATTGGTACTTACTCGCGAAGATTATGACTTATTTGAAGACAAAAACCCTTATCTGGCGGCAAAAATAATTACACTTTTTGTTGAGCATCCAATTGTATTTATTGGGTATTCGCTTTCGGATAAAAATATTTCTGCATTACTAAAAGCTATTGTTTCTTGTTTAGGAACTGAAAATATAAATAAACTTCGAGATAACTTGGTTTTTATACAAAGATCAAATGAAGCTGAGCCTAGTTACAGCAAAACATTGATAACTATTGATGGCGCTCAACTCCCTATCACCATAGTTAAATCAGACGACTTTTTGCCTGTCTACGAAGCTTTAGATGCAACAAAGCGGAGGATCCCTGCTCGAATTTTGAGATTTTGCAAGGAACAACTTTATGAGTTAGTGCAGTCTGCGGTGCCGGAAAAAAAGATGCGAGTTATCGATATTGATAACATAGAGAACTCAAAGGATGTTGAGTTCGTTGTGGGTGTTGGAGTGGCCGGTGGCAATACTTCCGAAATTGGCTATCAAGGGTTAAGTGCAATCGATTTATTTAGAGACCTAATTATAGAAGAGGATCGTAAGCTAGACGGTTCAAAGATTTTGGAATCTACAATTCCAACTTTGTCCAAAAACTGCAAGTATTTGCCCATTTATAAATATCTAAGAGATGTAGGCATAAATTCGCTTGAAGAATGCGAAAACAGACAGCTTGATATTACAAGACATATAGAAAAGACTCCTGCCGAATTTACTAGTACTATTTATGCTCGGCAGTTTGTTAAAACCGAGCGCCAGAAAACAGCACAAGAAATTATTGAAACTAATCCAGCAGAGAAAGCGGCAATTTTTCTTTCATTTGTTTCCAAAGAAAAATTTGATGCTAAAACGGTGAGAGAATTTCTTGTTGACAACATCGATAAGCTTGAAACTTCAAACTCAAACTACGCCACGTATTTTCGAAAAGTTGCTTGCCTTTACGATTACTACGTCTATGGTTGGTACATAAAATAGTGTTCCTGATTATCTCGTAGCGTGAGGTAATGAACCGCACGGAACAAATGTAAATCAATACGCGGTCGACGAAGTTTGATAACTAATGTCAAAGTGCTCCTGCCTGTCTCGCCAACCGTTTGTCCAACGTCCATAACTTGGCGCCTGGCGTGATCAGAACCGACGCCAGCAACTGCAATCAATTAGCCGCAACCCAAGCCATATAGCGCTTACCGCTCGATAAATTCTTCCACTATCTGCAAACCGCTTTGATTGCAGCGCTAACTGACGAAGGTTATTCAGTGTGGTTCGGCGCCAGTACTATCGGGACCATAGTTGTTAGCCGGCTTAAAATTCCGCATGAAATCAGCGACCCAATATAGTTCTTCGTATTTATAAGAAACTCGTTGTTTTGGATCATCACTCCAACTTCCAAATTTCGATTAAACGCATCATCCGTCAGGTTTGCACTGGAAATCAAAACCGTATCGTCAACAATTGCTAACTTCGCATGAAGTTTTCCTGGACGTCCGGCTTGATTTCTATAGCGTTTCTCTACTGGCCAGCAATAAACTTCAATATTCTGTACAAAGGTTTCTGGAAAAGCTTTCAACGCATCGTAGCTTAATTGCCCCTCGGAGCTTTGTTCGAACTCAAGGATCAACCGGATTTTTACACCACGCTGTCGAGCATTGACCAATTCACTTACAAGCCGCTGAATCTTCGACGCCGCAAATGTAACCAGCAAAATTTCACTTTTGGCTGCAGCAATTAAATCGTAAAGAGCCTGATCGATTCGGCGGGCAGGAATCTGTGCAACCGGCGTTGGGCCTGACCAAAGTAATTCGATACGTTGAGAGGCTAAGGTTTGTTGATAAACTTCAAAACTCGAATCAAGAGCCCAACTCAATGCCTCCCAAGACATGGTGTTGGAAGCCATTCGCACCGTTTCACCAACCAGAAATGAAAGATCGGTATTATTCGTTGACGGTAGTTTTTTGATAATCCTGTCTGATGACGCATCAGCATCAATCGACCTAAGTGTTTCGCATACGGCATTCATCCAATCAACCGGTGCTTTCTTGACTAGCTTGTCAATCAATACAAATAAATCTTTACGCACGTTGGTCATTCAAAAAACGCTGTGCCGCGGGCGGAAAATGTATCGACAAGTACTGATCGATCCAGATACCTATTGCCTCGTTCGCACGACGTTTCCGCGGTAAATTGGCAAGCATGGCAGCAAGCACCGTGAATGCCTCGGCCCAGCGTATCGGGTCTATGTTCCGAACACAACGGATCAGACGCACATAAGCGCATACTCTCTAGCGCTTGTTGAAGGTGCCGCCCTAAAGTGAGTGGATCACCCAATTCGACTAAACCGCCCAGCGTACCTTCACTATCCGGCGCCGCGGTGTACAACAATATGCCAGTCATAGGTCCGCCATCTTCTCCAGGGTTGCGCGAATACAATCGCTCACGAACACTGGAAGCCGTATAGCCGCAGTCCAAAACGATCTGTCGCATCAAAGCATGGGATAACGAGTGCAAAAGAATCAGTCGGATACCTGGAAAGCCATCTTGCACAGGTTCAAGTTTTCTCAGTCGGCGCCATGCTTTATGTGACTCGAAAAACTCTTGCTCAAGTTGCTTGACCTCATCTTTCGATTGCCAGGCCACAAGAACATCTTCTCGGATGCGCAAAAATAAGCCTTCGCCACGTACTTCCGCTGCCGGCAACCAGCTTGGATTTTCTCGACAGAGTTTGGTCATACGACCATCTTGAATGATCGTTGCTTCGGCAAAATCAGCGTTAGATTCGATTCGGGTAAATCCTAACAAAGTCCGCACCTCACGGATTCGTTCCACTAAGACCGTGTCTTCGAGAAACGCCTCAAACCCTTTTGGCGGTGATACTCGCTTTAATTTGAAGTCTCGATTTTCCTTGGATGACTCCGGATTTGAGAAAGCCATCCATTCGGGCAGCTTCAAATCTTCGGCAGGTAGGGCACTCTGTTGTCCTGCGCGTTTTTCCTCAATGGCTACCCAGATTTCTTCGTCAGAAAATTCCGCAAATAAGGGAATTAGCGATTGATAGGTCTGTTGCTCCTCTCGATAAAAGCCCAGTTTCGCTAACGAATTCGCGTTCATCAGCTTGGCCCACTGTTCTTCAACCAATTTCCCCAATTTGTCAGTGGCACGAGGTATAGATAACGCAGAAAGAGCTATGGGAAACCAGCTATTCGACGCACCAAGCAAAATGGGTTTTGCTTTTTCTTTGCAGTCATTTTCAACCAGGCGCAAATGTGGATGATGACCCGTGCATGCATATTCGGCCGCCGGATCAAATGCGTCGGCCATACGCCGTTCTGTACCGCACTTATGACACTTCACAATAATGTCAGAGGCGTCACCCGAGGCGCCGAACTCCCGCATGCTCAATGTCGCCGGCCGACAAGGGACATTGCCTTTGTGCACAAAACTTGACCAAGAAAAATCGGTTAAATGGCCCTCGCGGCATGCCAATAAAAAACGTACCGACAAGGCCGATGGAGATCGTCCACCCAAACTTTTCAAGCAACCTTGATGGACATATTCCGTCCGATCCGGGCGATAAGGGTCTTGAATCAATTTAAAAACCCCGGACTCGACAGTCGCCAAGGTGTCACATAACGAACAGCGCATCCAGCGCGGAAATGGCACCACCGGCACACCGATGGCCGGCGCCGTCGGATCACGGTCCATGCTATCCAACTTTATTGGTGGCATGTAAAGCCTGTTCATCTGTGCACCGAGGCGCTTTTGTACCGCGGCGATCAAGCGATCTTCCTCGATCTCCTTACAATACCGAGTATCCCAGTCGTCCAGTCCCATTACCAGAGCCGACATGTTCGGCAAATCGACTAATGAGCCAATGCCAAAGGTAAAAATTAACTGGCTGGGGCGCAGTTCTCCAAGTTCGTTCATCGTCGTTTCCTTAATCCGTGTGTAAACCTGTGGTGCGCTGATCCAGCACCAGATCGACGGTGCCTTCCACGTCACGCAGCGAACTCAGACAGGTAAATAGCTTCCACTCTTTATCATCGGTCAACTCCAGTAAGCCGACAGTGGCGCCTCCTTCGGAACGGTAACAAAGCTGGTGATCCTTTTGGTTATGCACCCGACACAACCATTCATCCCGACGCCTATCCAGCATATCCTTGATGCGTTCGGCGACAGCAGGATCATGAGTGGCATTAACGCCTCGCTTTGCTAAAACATCAGCCATCATGTTCCAAAATGCGTCTGTATCCGCTACCAGACCAGCCGCAGCATTTTCGTTCAAATGCTCATCCCACAAACGCATCAAACCGACCATGACACCCGACAAACCACGATCCAGTGCCCTCGCGGAAAATGGCGTTACTGACAAGGCTTCGACATGCTTGTAAAAAGTTTCATGGTAGTGTTCAAAACGTTCGTAATGCGATAAATCGCGTGGACGCGCCCAGTTGAATACCGTACAGACCAAGCCTGGTCCGTCCGAAGAACGCCCCACGCGGCTAGTAGCCTGAATATATTCAGAAGTGTTTTTGGGTTGACCGGCGACCAGCATGAGGCCTAAGCGGTCAATATCGACACCGACCGAAATCATGTTGGTTGCCAGAATTACATCGTAAGGCATTGAAGAACTAACAGGCTGATTAGCTTTACGCTCAGCAGCACGCTGTGCTTCCAATTCCTTATCAAATACAGCCTCCAAACGGTCCAATATTCTTGGAATGTCCGAGCCAGATTTACGCGAAGTCAGCTCTTCAACGGCGCCCATTCGTACCCGACGCTTTGCCAATCCCCGTTGATCGGCATCACGGAGACGAGCACGAATATCATCTTCGACCAGTCGACGCGTACCGGCCAATTCGCGTATGGAATTGAAGTATCCAGCCAACGTCATCCAAGGATCAGCCAAGCGACCGTATTTATCATAAAGCGCTTGCGCCGCAGCCATATGCGCCACGTAGCTACGAATCATAGCCACCGGATAACGGCGACCAAAGGCATTGATGCCTAAATACCGCCGACCAGGATACTCTGCTCCCGTTGGCCTTTGAATAGCGAAAAAGCTATCCCTAATAGTGGTACCTTGCGGCGGAAACACTTCCAG
This region includes:
- the drmB gene encoding DUF1998 domain-containing protein codes for the protein MNELGELRPSQLIFTFGIGSLVDLPNMSALVMGLDDWDTRYCKEIEEDRLIAAVQKRLGAQMNRLYMPPIKLDSMDRDPTAPAIGVPVVPFPRWMRCSLCDTLATVESGVFKLIQDPYRPDRTEYVHQGCLKSLGGRSPSALSVRFLLACREGHLTDFSWSSFVHKGNVPCRPATLSMREFGASGDASDIIVKCHKCGTERRMADAFDPAAEYACTGHHPHLRLVENDCKEKAKPILLGASNSWFPIALSALSIPRATDKLGKLVEEQWAKLMNANSLAKLGFYREEQQTYQSLIPLFAEFSDEEIWVAIEEKRAGQQSALPAEDLKLPEWMAFSNPESSKENRDFKLKRVSPPKGFEAFLEDTVLVERIREVRTLLGFTRIESNADFAEATIIQDGRMTKLCRENPSWLPAAEVRGEGLFLRIREDVLVAWQSKDEVKQLEQEFFESHKAWRRLRKLEPVQDGFPGIRLILLHSLSHALMRQIVLDCGYTASSVRERLYSRNPGEDGGPMTGILLYTAAPDSEGTLGGLVELGDPLTLGRHLQQALESMRLCASDPLCSEHRPDTLGRGIHGACCHACQFTAETSCERGNRYLDRSVLVDTFSARGTAFFE
- the drmC gene encoding DISARM system phospholipase D-like protein DrmC, with protein sequence MTNVRKDLFVLIDKLVKKAPVDWMNAVCETLRSIDADASSDRIIKKLPSTNNTDLSFLVGETVRMASNTMSWEALSWALDSSFEVYQQTLASQRIELLWSGPTPVAQIPARRIDQALYDLIAAAKSEILLVTFAASKIQRLVSELVNARQRGVKIRLILEFEQSSEGQLSYDALKAFPETFVQNIEVYCWPVEKRYRNQAGRPGKLHAKLAIVDDTVLISSANLTDDAFNRNLEVGVMIQNNEFLINTKNYIGSLISCGILSRLTTMVPIVLAPNHTE
- a CDS encoding SIR2 family protein, whose protein sequence is MDELKNRLIAHFEQAGSAPFLFIGSGFSRRYLNLEDWSSLLKLFTEGLKPYEYYLATANGDLPKVASLIAEDFHDKWWQDEKFKISREKNKSKLRDKTSALRIEICNHLNVIADVGFTETAYPEEVAALSKLNVDGIITTNWDLFLEKLFPDYRVYVGQSELLFSHPQSIAEIYKIHGSASRPSSLVLTREDYDLFEDKNPYLAAKIITLFVEHPIVFIGYSLSDKNISALLKAIVSCLGTENINKLRDNLVFIQRSNEAEPSYSKTLITIDGAQLPITIVKSDDFLPVYEALDATKRRIPARILRFCKEQLYELVQSAVPEKKMRVIDIDNIENSKDVEFVVGVGVAGGNTSEIGYQGLSAIDLFRDLIIEEDRKLDGSKILESTIPTLSKNCKYLPIYKYLRDVGINSLEECENRQLDITRHIEKTPAEFTSTIYARQFVKTERQKTAQEIIETNPAEKAAIFLSFVSKEKFDAKTVREFLVDNIDKLETSNSNYATYFRKVACLYDYYVYGWYIK